A window of Castanea sativa cultivar Marrone di Chiusa Pesio chromosome 1, ASM4071231v1 contains these coding sequences:
- the LOC142627851 gene encoding uncharacterized protein LOC142627851, whose protein sequence is MVEDCKTANNLSKIGKEKEIREWKPPLEGVFLITVDGAIPTKDGHSRVGVVIWDWESQIVVAVSMPLSGKFVVEETETLAMKKVVILVLELGLENVILEGDSLQTIQAVKQKECKGMTSDIISGIIREMSKFRMAEARHINRNDNKIAHELVQQAKRAGELKSWTDTTLDIVANLLGIDRFS, encoded by the coding sequence ATGGTGGAAGATTGTAAGACTGCAAATAATCTTTCAAAAATAGGGAAAGAGAAGGAGATTAGAGAATGGAAGCCTCCACTAGAAGGAGTTTTCCTCATAACTGTGGATGGAGCAATCCCAACTAAGGATGGTCATTCTAGAGTTGGTGTTGTCATTTGGGATTGGGAGAGTCAAATTGTTGTAGCTGTGAGCATGCCTCTATCCGGGAAGTTTGTAGTAGAGGAAACAGAAACATTAGCCATGAAAAAAGTTGTTATCCTAGTTCTTGAACTAGGCTTGGAAAATGTCATTTTGGAAGGAGATTCTCTGCAAACTATCCAGGCAGTAAAACAGAAAGAGTGTAAGGGAATGACTAGCGACATCATTTCTGGTATCATCCGTGAAATGTCCAAATTCAGGATGGCAGAGGCTAGACACATAAATAGGAATGACAACAAGATAGCCCATGAACTTGTTCAACAAGCCAAGAGAGCTGGGGAGTTGAAGAGCTGGACCGATACAACACTAGATATTGTAGCTAATCTTCTTGGTATAGATAGATTCAGCTAA